The genomic DNA CGCCGCCGAAGGATAATGCACCTATCATTAAAAAACTGAAAAACAACTTTATATATATCATTTCAATCGCAGCCCTTCTTAAGCTTTTTCAGAAAGAATGCTGCCATGCCCAATACACCGCATATCAATATATAACAAACAGAAGAAATTGATACGGAAAATACAGTGCAAGACACCATTGCAGCAATGACCGATAGTAAAATGACGATATTAAATGCCGTCTTTTTTATATTTTTCAGCATTTTCAGTCCGGCAGACAGGATAAGATAAATAACACAGACTTGTATTCCGCGAAATGCATATGAAACATATGTTAATTTCAAAAATTGTTCAAAAAAGAGCGAAATGCAGAAAATCACGGCAAATGACGGTATGCAGACTGCCAGAGTAGATACTGCCGCACCCTTGAAGCCCGCTGTTTTATATCCTATGTATGTGGCGCTGTTGACAGCAACGGGTCCCGGCGTGGATTCTGCAATCGCAACCATATCAAGAAACTCATTTTTCGTTATCCATTTTTTCTTTTCCACAAACTCATTCTCCAAAAGTGCAATCATAGCGTAACCGCCGCCGAATGTAAATGCACCTATTTTGAAAAATGCCAAAAATAGGGACAGTGTTTTTTTCATCATTTTTTAAATCTCCTGTAATTACAGACTAACAGATAAAACATAAACCTTTGTGCTATTCTAATCAACCCTCAGCATTCGGTATCCGATACCTATATGTGTTTGAATATACTGAGGGCTTGTTTTTTCCGGTTCTAATTTTTTTCTGAGCGTAGCCATAAAAACACGCAGCGAAGCAATGTCATTTTCCCGGCTGCTTCCCCAAATTTGCATAGTGATATATGTGTGCGTCAGCACCTTTCCGACATTATGCGATAAAAGGCACAAAAGCTTATACTCAATCGGCGTAAGATGCATTTCCTCACCCTTCAGATAAACGCAGCTTGCTGCATAATCTATTTTGAGTTCACCGTTTTGAAAAACGGGTTTTCCCGCATCATTACTGCTTTTCAGCAGCAGCAATCTTCTTTGTGTTACCCGAAGCCGTGCAAGAAGTTCTTCAACAGAGAAAGGCTTTGTCAGATAGTCATCCGCTCCGGCATCAAGTGCAGTGATTTTGTCGGAATCCTCACTGCGTGCACTGATAACGATTATCGGCATATTTGACCATCCTCGGATATTCGTTATTACCTCCGTACCGTCTATGTCCGGCAGTCCAAGATCCAGCAGAACAATATCCGGATTGTGCGACGATGCCTCCATAATCGCTGTTTTTCCGTTTTCCGCCGTCAGATATCTGTAATCGTGGGATTTCAGAGTTGTAACAATCAAGTTGCGGACGGGGCGGTCATCCTCAACAACAAGTACAAGCGGTTTATTCATTAAGAGTCACCTCGCTAATCG from Qingrenia yutianensis includes the following:
- a CDS encoding response regulator, whose protein sequence is MNKPLVLVVEDDRPVRNLIVTTLKSHDYRYLTAENGKTAIMEASSHNPDIVLLDLGLPDIDGTEVITNIRGWSNMPIIVISARSEDSDKITALDAGADDYLTKPFSVEELLARLRVTQRRLLLLKSSNDAGKPVFQNGELKIDYAASCVYLKGEEMHLTPIEYKLLCLLSHNVGKVLTHTYITMQIWGSSRENDIASLRVFMATLRKKLEPEKTSPQYIQTHIGIGYRMLRVD
- a CDS encoding chromate transporter, whose translation is MKKTLSLFLAFFKIGAFTFGGGYAMIALLENEFVEKKKWITKNEFLDMVAIAESTPGPVAVNSATYIGYKTAGFKGAAVSTLAVCIPSFAVIFCISLFFEQFLKLTYVSYAFRGIQVCVIYLILSAGLKMLKNIKKTAFNIVILLSVIAAMVSCTVFSVSISSVCYILICGVLGMAAFFLKKLKKGCD